Below is a genomic region from Salvelinus fontinalis isolate EN_2023a chromosome 38, ASM2944872v1, whole genome shotgun sequence.
ggaaactaTGAGGCATTGTTCTTAACTCTCTATCTCgagtcacacacaccacatcttgtCTATAGAATGCTAGCTTTTAGGTTTTTATCACCAACACAAGTCAGCTTCAAGCTATCTCTAGTAGATCCCATGTCCTCAACACCCAGACTAGCTACAGGGTGCTAGAGCATTAGCAGGACAGATCTTACTGTTTGTTAAGTAAACAATTGTTACATGGCCAACAAAAGGTGAatatattttttccctcatctTAAAACACATTTTTAGCTTAGCTTTTCCTTAGGGTGCATTTTAGTTGAGTTTGTAATTAAAAAGAAAATCTTGTTATGTGGTAAATATTTCcgcttttatatatattttttcttctgtAAAGCACATTgagttgcattccatgtctgaaatgtgctgaaGTAAATACTTTGCTTTTGAAGTtgaatgtaagtcgctctggataaaggTGTATTCTAAAGGCCTAAATTGTAAATGTGGCTGACGGGTCAGACTTTTAAAATTAAATGTTCTAACGTTAGTGTGAGTAGATCTCGTCATGCTACAAATTTCTGCCACGTTCTCACTCTGTCAGAGCTAAATAAGGCCATGCAGTAGCTTGGGCTGTGTTCGTTTCAAGGTGACTTATACTGTAGTTAAATAGGGAATTATTCTCTGGTGATACCAAACCTCCACAATGTATAGCATACAACATGGCTCTCTTAGCTTCATAATTCACAAGGTCTCCATAGAGCAATGTCATAGAATTTACCTTAGTCACCCCGGGTTTTGTTTTACAGATTAAGGCTTACAAATTTGGTTCTGTCACTATATAGAGAAGTTGTTTTCAAAAGTTATGATTTGGTCAAAGTTCCCCTTTTGAGGTACTGCTAGAATTACCAGGAAGCACTTTCTGATATTTGTTGACCCCTGGTATTAAGGGGGATCTCCAACTTCAATATCTGACCAGGTGCTATACCATCATTTTTTAGTTGCAGAAATAGATGTCTTACTTCTTCAGTCAGCTACAGCTGAACTCATTCCTTGTTTATCCTTTTTTTTAATGTATGTGATTTATTGTTTTCAAAGTAGCATCAAATCTGTACATGACTATCAGGTTTTGTCATGTGGATTGACATGGTTTTGCCCTTGGCATTGCTCCACTATAGTGTAGTAGACCTCTTAGGAAACTCAAACACCACTTTCACATCTCAATGTCTTGCCTCCTATGTCCTCATCTCACCATCAGGAGGATCCTTATCTTACATTCATTCTTTTTGTGTCATTTACAGATGCGCTAGCCAACGCCAAGGAGGAGAATGTCAACATCCACGCCACCCTGGACAAGACCCTGGAGGACCTCAACAGCTTCTGAGTGGCTACTGgcccctccaccacctcacctctggccctctctctgtctgtgctgGCTGACTGTGTTTAgcaggggggtggggggaggctGTTCATTGTTTTTGGTGAAGGTAGCACTTCAGTCCACACCTAGCCAAACGTTTCTCCCCAGTAGACCAAAATGGCTGACCGCCTCTCCCACATTCCACCCCAGTATCTGCGGATGCTCTTCTGATAAGCATCCCCCCTTTTTTCTCTATCTTTTTTTATAGCCTCTTCATAGCATTCTTTTAGTCTTAAAAGGGCAACATTTACTCAAGCACTCACATCTTAAGTGTTTCACAGGTTTCTAAtattcacattccagctcaggtgTGTGATTTGTTATGATCTTTCTTTGGCTGCTAGCTGTTTAGCCGTAAGCGTTTAAATGCATTGAGGCTTTTCTCTCTTCCTGATAACCCTTTTTACGGTGATATTTGGTGTCCACTGGGACACATGAAGGTGGTGAGGGTAATAACTAACGTACTTATGTTTCCCTTTGGAATGGGACCACCATTTGATCATAAACTCTCCCTCTGTTATCCCCATCTGAACCACTTGCCCTATCAACATATCGCCTCAAACCCTTGTCCCCCTCTAACCACTCACCTTCTGCTGGAACATCCTTACACAAGCACTGCTTTTCTACTGTGCCAATGCCCAGAGGGTCCACAACTGTGATACCTTTTTTTTGTCAAGTATTTTGTGTTAATTTACAAGTATGGTCTGGGGGGTGACATGTTTATTTCTTATAAGGGagaagtgttttgtttagttgcatgacatttgtatttttgtttttatCTGGAGTAATTTTCCAAGAAGGGCCATTGTCACAAGTTACTGTAAACTGAATGTTTTTTCCCCAGTTAACTTCCCCCTTCAAGATCAGGAAATCTGAATGAGTTGTAGGTCATTGAAGGGATATAAATGTTGTATAGCTTCAGACAGAATTGAATGCAGATATTCTAGCCAATTGCAGCCTTAGTTCTTTAAACTAATTGTTATTTTTCCCGATAAGATGTGGGGGAGGGGAGTGATCAGCCAATCACTACGCATTCCATTGCCAAAATGGAAGCATAGGGGCCAATAAATAGGGAGAAGGGACACAAGGTTATTATCTAAACGTATCAGTATAGACtattaaacaattatttttttctGCAAATGAAGTGAACTGCAAATCTTATAAAATTATAGAAATAAAAAGTAAAATATTGCATCAAGTTTAACTGGAAATGTTCACTCAACGCTAAGGGTGTAAACAGTAATGTTTTCATTGTAATAATCATGACACACAAATGGACACAATTTAAAGAAAATAAAGAACCACGATTTGTATTGacattccaaaatattttttttcatttattttcttcAGTTTGACACAACTCCAATAAACTCTAAATTTAGAAATTGAGTGCTATTGAGTTGCTCTTTTAAAATGTGAACATTAATTCCCTCATGTCTACTTCAAAATGTTTTACGAACTAACACTTACCCTGCTATTAGAACATTGATCATGTCTAGTACATTTAATTCTGTTGAATGGGTGTGTAATGCAGTATTGTGCTAATTTTACCATGGATCAACATATGTGCACTTTCCAGGTTTCCAGTTAATCTTCTAGCTATTTACAACTTAAACTCTACTTTCTAGTAGCTTATTTTACTATCTAAGACTAAGAAAACAAAATGGCACAATATTACACTTTTATACAAGTACAGATTAAGTCATCTGCACATTAGGTCTTGATGACATTTGCCTCCTGCGTTGACATCACGAAGTACAGGTaaatgccaaaataaaggaaaccccaACATAGTGAATTAATAGGGCATTGAGCCACCAGAaaagcttcaatgcaccttggcagcTATTAAAGTGTTGAACTTTATTGGATGAATGTGACAGTCACATCTCTTCTAGGCATGGTAGTTAAAATAATGGGCTactgggcatttttatatatCACCCTAAGCACGATGGGATGTTTTAATTACTTAACtcaaaccacacctgtgtggaagcaccagctttcaatatactttgtatcctttatttttaagtgttctattttggcagttacctgtgtgTGATCCATGTAAATTCACATATCGGTCAGTGCTAATATACACACAGTACATGTTTGGGTGTTTGATCAGATTGAAGTATTCTTGCCCTGCTACTTAGTTGATAGTACAGAACACAGAGAAATAAATACATATTCTCACTTTCTGCTGCTCCTCAGTGTAACAAAGATGTTCAAGGATTTTCACAGAAAATAGTGTAATGTAAACCCAACTACACTTTCCAACAATAGGAGCTTTCAGCAAGTTCCTACAGCTGTGTAATGTCCCCTCCAATTCAGTCTTCTTTCACCTTTTCTTTGGCTATTGAGAGCAGTCCAGTAGCAAGCTGCTTCTCCAGTTGTGATCCATCGCCCTCATTTTTGATTATCCAATCAAAATCCACTCCTTGGTCGAGCCCACATTCAGACTCTGCATCATCTattcctgcagagagagagggtgtggtgtTCAATTGATTGTCGTTGAAGAGGTATTGTATTTCTCTGAAAGTGAAGAACATTATTATACCACTAATGCTATCAGTGTAGGTATTGCACCTGTTGTGAACTCCCAGCCCCTCTCCCGCCGTGTCTCTTCTGAGGCCTCCACCCGAACACAGCGAGACTGACTAGGATACTCCCTCCAGAACCACTGCAGGTCTGACAGACGCCGCGTATCACTCACAATCTGGGGCACAATAGAGATTAGAGAAAGTATAATGGTAGAGGACAATACATGATGCTTCAACTACTCATCAGGCAGTGCCTGGAAAAGTTATTTGGTCAGGTTCACCAACACTAAATATGCAGATGGTCAGTTTCTAATAATAGCAGGTAAGACCTGACTCAAAGAATTGCGTTTGACATAAATTGTACGTGGCGGGACTTGGCTTGTAGTGTGTTTCCCCATAATAGTGGATCAATTGAGAATTTTGTTATCTTACCCAGATAGGCTGCTGGGCTTCCTTGATGGCCAGACGACAGAAGAACCCTGGGTCCTTCTCCCTCTGCTTCTCGCCCCACTGGATCATGTCTGCACGGTACTTCTCCTTGTACTCACCTGCTCCCAACAGCTCATCAAAGTCCAATCCATGGTCCTGTAATATAAAGAGAGACAGTGGTAGTGGGTATTGTAGACCCAACTGGgcatgcaggcttttgttcctgcCCAGCACTTAATGTCTGATCGATTATCTGAATTCAGTGTTGTATTCGCTGGAACACAAGCCTGCAGACCGAGGATCGACCAGGATGATGTAGCTCAACTACACAAGTACTAACCTGTGCGTATTGCTGTTTAAGAGGACCCGAGAGACGCACGATACAGCATACATCTGGACCTAGTCTGATAGAAATTATACATAAACCACATTGTTAAAAGAATATAATATGTGATATAGCATCCAATTCAGCGATAATAGCTTTGATAGGTTTGTAAACAGTATGTCAATAGTACCTTTTGTGAATCAAATCCGTCACGTAATCTTTTCCAGATTTGCGTTTCCCGCTAAATAAAAGAATGAGTTTGGGTTCTACTGTCCCCATCGAAATAACGTTGCAGCAAccaatttctgtattttatttttcataCAGTGTAGCTAGCCTCTTCGTGTACAAATTAACCGTCCACATGCATTATGGTTGGTTGGGCTACAGTAATGTACATATAACAAGCGCCATTAAATATAAAATGTGCTCATTTGATCGAATTCTtttgagaaaaatatatatttcaataGTTTTACTATGTTTATTTATATAGTTAAAGATGTAATCATTCTTATAATTGATAAACTTAAAAATATGGGCAAACGTTGGTTAAAAAAACTGTCATGCAAGGTTTACGGTAACCGATCGCCATCATATCATGGACCTTACCATTGACATGCGGAAATAGGGTAATCATATGAAATATAAAATATTGAATGGTTTCTTCAATGACAACATCAAATTGAATACATGAATGCAAAATAATAGGGATATTGCACTGATATTGAAAGAAAAAGTATTATAAATACGTAAAATGACCCAAGACAGTCTGACTAAGATCATGGAACCACCTACTTTCTATTCAATAACCCTCTCCCCTTTACCTTACGGAAACCAGGGcaaaagtcaaatcaaattttgaaAACATGGCATCCACTTTACTGGGACGGGTGTCATCAATATCTAAAACTGATTTAACCTTGCCGTTGAAGAGTCTTGTCTATAGACGGGTAAACATTGCCACCGAGATGAATGCAATAACTACCAAATCACATTAAAAACTCTTATTTGTTgtgtaagttagctagctagtttagcagCAGGTTGTTGTTTGTTGGCTAGCTAGATGTGCTTCTATGGGAAAGCTGTGCAGCAGCTTACACATTATTTCCGATGTTGACAGACATGAGTGCATTCTGCAATATTTCTGGCATAGCTATCTACATTTGTTCCAGTGTTATGCTACAGATACATTGCTGAGAAGTGTAGGGGCAGTTGACGATATGACCACTTTTGTGATGTTCATGCAAGAGAACTTACTAAACTAAATACTAAACCTGTGTAGGCAGCTTGCTGTGTGTTCTCACAGCCAGACATGTAACCATCTGAACCTTTCACCCAGTCCCctctccactgggaatgtgagcaCCCCCACTGTTGGAGGAGTTGAGTGCATCAGTGGTGTTTATCAATAGAAGTAATTGCTCTTACTAATGCATTTGTTtgacaggaaagacaactagtTTTTAATTCGATGGCCTCTATGCTACTTGTAGATGTGCAAGTTTAAGTATAGCACAAGTACAAGTTCTTATATAGTGCAGGAGAACAGCAAGCCTGGTTAAAAAACCTCAGATAAAGCAGCACCTcatggcacaacgcctctccccatgTGACCGAACAGTACTCGTGTGTAtttactgacatgtatgtgtaactgatagatgcacacacacactacatgttaatgtttttttttaaagtctttttttttgtctgtaatgtctttttcttTATATGTCGGACCCCAGTTGACATCTGCTAATGTGGATCCTAATTAATCAAATCTAAATCTGTGACTCACAACATCCCTTTTCAGCTGGTTCAttaatatactttttttttgtgTTATCCCATTTACTCTCCTTAAACAGTTGTCCAGCACTGGGACCAGGGCATTGAGTGAGACTGAAGCTGCTGTGGACCAACTGGTGGAGGTTGCTGGTCTCCCTGATGTACATAGGCACAGATCAGAGACGATTTTGTCTGAAATGTGGTACGCTTCGCTGTTCTATATGTACTGGTCAATAATACTCCATTTGCTTGGTAAATATCCTCCTCTCTCGTTCCTCTAGGTGGTGATCAACAACGCTGCAGGGAACTTCATCTCCCTGTCAGAGAAGCTGTCTGCCAATGCATGGAGGACCATCACAGACATTGTCCTGAACGGCACGGCCTTCTTCACCCTGGAACTGGGCAAGAGGCTGATACTGGCCGAGAAGGGTAAGCACCAGAGCTATCTGATGGAGCCCATAAGCACAGATTTAGGATCAGCTTTCACGTCCACATTTATTTGTGTTGTAATGTATTATGTAGTGCTGCCACCAGGGGGCAGTAAAGATTCACAATTGGCTTACAACTCCTGAACATTTGATCAGTAGTGTAACAAGTGAGGATCAACCCGGAACATTGGTGTGGATGTAAGTGTAACATGAATCTCTCTTCTATTTATGTGTGTAATATTGACAGTGATTGAGCATCAATATGAAATACTTGAGCACTTTTCCATTCACTTGGTCATAGTCCAGCATCACTCCTGTTATCCTGTGCCCTAAGCAACTCTTGGCTTTGCATGCATGCACCCTCTCATTCTCGTcctcttttttttctcctctctcagCTGTCCCTGGATAAAGGGTCAATGATATGTAAGGGGAGGATAGGAGAAGCCTTGGCTCTCATGCATTGTTGTGCCTATTTATaaaatgtgtgcgtgcgtgtgtgcgtggatAAGCTTTATTATTCATTTGAATATCCCAGCCCTTCTCTATTACTGTGGCTTTTCCATCTGCCCTCAACACTGCAATTAGGCAAATCACAATTAAGCAATTACCTTGAAGTACAAAGACATGCCATCACACTAGGGGCACTATTCAATCTGAACTGATGTTTTTCCAAAACAGCCATTCTTCCAACAGTGCAAGAAAGCATATTTGAATTGATACCCAGGTGTCTGTTCTTCTTTCATACTATTAGGAATATTCTATTGCAGGGGTGTGCAAACTTTTTGGCTTGAGGGCCACATCAGGATTTTGAAATTCAACGGAGGGCCGCACATTTTTTTATATGATCGATTTGTTCATCAAAATCAATCTGCGAGCCAAAAATAATAATTAGGCTACATAAATCTAAATGTGCTTTTATCACAGTACAAGAAAGTTGCTTTGTCTGCTCATCTGGCAGCTTGGCTCCAGGCTTTGATTAAATAGTCTCACAGACAAACTCCTTCACTACCCCATGTCGTTTGTTTTATTGATCTAGAAATAACTCTTGACTCATGTTAAATCTATTGCGGTGTAATCTGGCCCACAACAGCCACCATGTTTTATGAAAgggaaggggatacctagtcagttgtacaactgaatgcattcaactgaaatgtgtcttccgcatttaacccaacctctctgaatcagagaggtgcggggggctgccataatcatcATACGTGTCTtcggcgcccagggaacagtgggttaactgccttgctcgggggcagaacgacagatttttaccctgtcagctcagggattcgatctacagtagcaacctttcagttactggccctacgcgctaaccactaggctacctaccgccccctGAGCTTTAGTGTGCAGGATATAAAAGCCTATTGAAATGTACAATGACTAACCGCAGCTCTCAGGTCATTGGAGGAACAAGTCAGCCTATGACAGTCTAATGAAGAGAATAATTAATTGGTTTGAACTGGGATCAGTTGTAAATTATAGGGATTACATTTAacatacatttaagtcatttagcagacgctcttatccagagcgacttacaaattggtgcattcaccttatgatatccagtggaacaaccactttacaatagtgcatctaactcttttaagggggagggggggggggggttagaaggattactttatcctatcctaggtattccttaaagaggtggggtttcaggtgtctccggaaggtggtgattgactccgctgacctggcgtcgtgagggagtttgttccaccattggggtgccagagcagcgaacagttttgactgggctgagcgggaactgtacttcctcagaggtagggaggcgagcaggccagaggtggatgaacgcagtgcccttgtttgggtgtagggcctgatcagagcctgaaggtactgaggtgccgttcccctcacagctccgtaggcaagcaccatggtcttgtagcggatgcgagcttcaactggaagccagtggagagagcggaggagcggggtgacgtgagagaacttgggaaagttgaacaccagacgggctgcggcgttctggatgagtatGAGGGATGTACATGATGTCACATGGACACATATTGCTgggcatatactgtacatgtttttGTTTCTTTGTGGTATTTACGCACATTGTGTTTGTAGGTGCTGCGTTTCTGGCCATCACCACCATCTACGCAGAGACCAGTTCTGGATTTGTGGTGCCCAGCGCAGCTGCTAAGTCAGGAGTGGAAACTTTGTGCACGTAAGTATTTCCAAAGAGGCACTACCAAAAACCTATCACCGGTTTATGACCCGTTTCCCTGTCCTAAACCAACCTGTAACCCCTATCACTTGTTTCCTTAACAGAGGTAGAATTGCACCCATCACACGTAGACATCCACACTGGCCTCATTTGAAAAGATTTGGCTCTCTCACTTATCAAACGCCTTATGAACACTAATGCGTTTTTAAAGAGAAGCAGTCATTAGCATAACGAAGGTCCAGGAACATTTAATTAACATTAAAGTGGGTCTCTCTCTCCCGATCCCCCTCCAGTAGGATTTAGACAATAATGAAGacggatggggtgtgtgtgtgtaccttgttcaTTCACACACGTGTGAATCCATTAGTGGGTGTGAGAACCCAATAAAATCCTGAATAGGACCGACACCTTTCATGTGAAGACAGGGATGCTCTTATCAAATGAAGAATAGACCTTCATAATGAACCTCTGAGGGCTTCTACCGAAAGAAAGATCCCACTCAATATTAGTCCCTGTCAATTCCATTGAAAGAGTTAATGACACTGAAAGGTTTCCCCATAAACCCAGGGGACTGGGAAGGATAAATGGGGGAACTATTCGTGTCTCTCACAATCACATCCCTTTTGTACCTTGATATGTTTGACGTCCTATACAAgtgactgcagtgtgtgtgtctttgtgtaaaacagtgtgtgtgtgcgggttcCAGACTAGCTGAAATGCCATTTAATGTTACGCTTGAATCCAAAACAAAGGAAACACTTGACTAAATGAGGGATTCAAAGTCTATTGAAAGCAGGTTTTTCCACCcatgtgtggttcctgagttaattaagcaattaacatcccatcatgcttggGTGTCATGCATAAAAATGCCTGGTTGCCCAGTGAcattgaaagaggggtctcagagGAGCTTATAGGGTTTGTGTAGTGGCATACTGGAGAGTTACCTATAGCTGGCCCATTCATGCAGTTTTTCCCCCCTGTGTGAATGAGCGCTATTATCCGATAAAGGACCCCCCCCAAATGAAATCGCTCACACCAAAAAAGTGATCCCTCTATTTTGTGAAGGCAGCAGCAGCCATATTTCATGCTCATTTATTGCGCCAGGCATCTCAGGGGAGAGCTATCCTATTTTTAGATCCTATTCTTTCATTACAGTTTTTTGTGCGGAGGGTTTCAAGAAACTAGAGGGAATTAATCAATTCAACAAGCACCACCCTCGGCGCCTCTCACTATAATATTCCCAGAATGACATGGAATGACTAAAGCACTCCTGGCATCTACTTTTTGGCACCTCAGCTTTTTCTGTATGAATAGTCGAGATGTATTTTGTTTTTAGGTGCAGCTAGTTATCCTCCAATCATATTAGACTTAGACTGAACGCCCCATTATGAGTGATTACCTATGAGAATATTTAGGAGGTAACGCCTCACTCCTAGGCCCAAGTCTAAACTGATTCCTTGAGCCTACACTAGACCCTCTTTATTAGTACATTCAGTAGTGGTACTTCTTGATGTATTTTTCTTCCTTTTTCCtgtgtgtgttattgtatgtGCGTATGTAAACAAACTACTGTTTGTTTCACAGGTCTCTGGCTGCGGTGTGGGGGAGGTACGGCTTGAGGTTTAATGTCATCCAGCCAGGACCAATCAGAACCAAGGTAACAGACACAACTCTGGCATGAAACTTTACAAATATACTGTGTTgacattaaaaaaattaaaaaaataatcttTAAATCTTTCCCTTTCTAGTCTTATCTTGGCTTGTGAATGTGTAATTAGCTATATTTTGTGACCTGTTCTCTTTGTGTAGGGGGCCTTCAGTCGTCTCGATCCCACGGGCATGTTTGAGAAGGCCATGATCGGCAGGATACCCGTGGGCAGGCTGGGCACGCCTGGAGAGATTGCCAATCTGGCAGCCTACCTGTGCAGTGACTATGCCTGTTGGGTGTCTGGAGCAGTAAGAGAATGTGTGTCTGTCTTGATAAGCTAAGCAGGCAGTGGAGACCAATCACTATGTTAGCTGAATGCCTGCCTTGCAGAATGGGTATCTGGAAATTGCAGATGGCAGTAAGTCCTTCACTGTAAATTACATTCAAAGTGCACTAGGATTAGGCGATGCAGGTATAGGGATGGACTATGGCTAAGGGGAAAATGATGACTCAACATTCACATAAATCGTGTTCTTCTCTTTAGTTGTGCGCATTCTCTTCTATTTGCAGATCTTTCGAATGGAGGTTGGAGATTATGTCTCCATGGCAGGATAATTCAATGATCTGAGGAGGGTATGTGCTGGAACTAACTGAGCAAACCCTTTTCCACTGTCAGGACCGGAACTTTAACACTAAAAAGTCATATGAACATAGAATGATAATTTGAAAGCATTGCTACCTTTTGCATAATCTCTGTTCTGCTATGCGACTAGCTATTGATTCAGTAACAAAATTGCAATTGAGCTGTTGCGGAAATCAGCCTCATTTTATGACAGATGTTAGTTTATGGATATGTGGGTCAGGTTGTGCTAGTTTTAACTTGCTGTGTTGTGTGCGTCAGGTCACTAAGGAGCAGTGGGCTATGATGGAGACCATGATCAGGGGCACCAAGGGATCCTAAGAAGTCAAGATGGGAACATGATACTAACTCTACCCCTGTTAATGCTCCagggaaacacagacacacaggtactgtacacacagacaatctttccctctgtttctgacctacagttgaagtcggaagtttacattcacttaggttggagtcattaaaacttgtttttcaaccactccacaaagttcttgttaattaacaaactatagttttggcaagtcggttaggacatctactttgtgcatgacacaagtaatttttccaacaattgtttacagacaggttatttcacttataattcactgtatcacaattccaatgggtcagaagtttacatacactaagttgactgtgcttttaaatagcttggaaaaatccagaaaatgatgtcatggctttagaagcttctgataggctaattgacatcatttgagtcaattggaggtgtacctgtggatttatttcaaggcctaccttcaaactcagtgcctctttgcttgacatcatgggaaaatcaaaagaaataagccaagacatcagaaaaagaattgtagacctccacaagtctggttcatccttgggagcaatttcaaaatggctgaaggtaccacgttcatctgtataaacaatagtacgcaagtataaacaccatgggaccatgcagccctcgtaccgctcaggatggagacgcattctgtctcctagagatgaacgtactttggtgcgaaaagtgcaaatcaatcccagaacaacagcaaaggaccttgtgaagatgctgaaggaaacaggtacaaaagtatctacatccacagtaaaacgagccctatatcaacataacctgaaaggccgctcagcaaggaagaagccactgttccaaaaccgccattaaaaaagacagactacagtttgcaactgcacatggggacaaagatcgtacttttttgagaaatgtgctctggtctgatgaaacaaaaatagaactgtttggccataatgaccatca
It encodes:
- the LOC129837496 gene encoding phosphomevalonate kinase-like — translated: MGTVEPKLILLFSGKRKSGKDYVTDLIHKRLGPDVCCIVRLSGPLKQQYAQDHGLDFDELLGAGEYKEKYRADMIQWGEKQREKDPGFFCRLAIKEAQQPIWIVSDTRRLSDLQWFWREYPSQSRCVRVEASEETRRERGWEFTTGIDDAESECGLDQGVDFDWIIKNEGDGSQLEKQLATGLLSIAKEKVKED